A region of the Longimicrobium sp. genome:
TCGGTCCGGTGGAAAGCACGGGCGGCCACATGGGGCCGCCCCTACCAATTTTTACCCCATTCCCCATTCCCCATTCCCCATTCCCCGCCTACCCGTGCATCTGCACGAAATCATACGCCGGCCACGGCCCCGTCAGGTCCAGCTCGAGCGCCGAATTCAGCTGCGACAGGTGCTCCACGTGGTCGCGGAAGGCGGCGGAGGCGGAGCGCTGCACCAGGAAGGCGGCGCTCAGGATGCGCGTCTCCTCCGACGGCGTGGGGATGGCGGCGCCGGCCAGGCGGCGCAGGTCGGCGTAGATGTGCGTCGCCAGGTCCAGCGCCTTGACGTGCGGAAAGGCCGCGTCCACAACGTCCACGTGCAGGCGGAACTCCCAGCGTCCTGCTACCCGCGCCAGCGCACCGCGCAGCGTGGCGTACGACTCGCCGAGGAAGCCGATCACCTCATCGTCACCGGTGAACACGACGCCCGGGGGCGCGGGGACGACGTCGCCGTGCAGCAGTGCGCGGTGCACCTCATGATGGCGGGCCGTGACGTGCAGCGGGTCCGCGTCGCCGCCGGCGGGCGGGGCCGTGCACACGATCGCCGCCACGTCCTGGTAGCCGACGAGCCGCACCGCCAGCCGCGGCTCCGCCGGCTCCCACTCCGGTAGCGCGCCGCCGTCCA
Encoded here:
- a CDS encoding GvpL/GvpF family gas vesicle protein, which codes for DGGALPEWEPAEPRLAVRLVGYQDVAAIVCTAPPAGGDADPLHVTARHHEVHRALLHGDVVPAPPGVVFTGDDEVIGFLGESYATLRGALARVAGRWEFRLHVDVVDAAFPHVKALDLATHIYADLRRLAGAAIPTPSEETRILSAAFLVQRSASAAFRDHVEHLSQLNSALELDLTGPWPAYDFVQMHG